The Rhodothermales bacterium sequence CCACCCTTCACGCTACGACAGCAGGCCTCATTCCTTCGCGGGATATCTCTTCGGAGATCCGAGGAAGCTGGAAGAGTATGAGCGGCGCCCACTGTGTGAATCTGAAGAAGTTCTTCATATCCACCGGAGCGGGTTAGTCTGAATGCAATGCCCCGGCTTGGTTACGTGTGAGCATGAAACCGGCCGGGGCATTTTTATGCCCTTTCGTTTCGGGCATCAAGCGCAGGACGCACTCACATAGACGCATAGAAATCATGGACATACCTGCGGTATTCGGCGACATGGTCGCCGTCGCCGTGGTCGCTCTCTGCATCGTGATAGGCATCATCATCGACCGGTTTCTCCTCTCTCGGAGCGCCCGGGTTCAGGTGAGCAAGGCGCGTGACGAGGCGAAGCGGTTGTTGGACGAGGTGGAGCAGGAGGTGAAAAAGATTCGCTTCGAGCGGATTGAGAAAGTGGAGGCGGATTTGACGGGGCGTGAGGAGACGCTGGCGCGCGAGACCCACGAATCGAAGCGTGCGTTACGGCGCCTGAGACGCATGTACCGTCGTCGGCTGGAGAAGGTGACGGGGCGGATGCAGCGGCTCGCCGAGCGGGAGAACGTGTTGGTCAAGGCGGCAGACGCCATCGAAATGCTGCGGAAGGAGGGCCGGCAGGCCCAACGCGAGGCCGAGCGTCTGCGCAAGGCGGCGGCACAAGTGGATGAAGACATCCGCGGCCGGCTCTCTGAAATCGATCGAAAAGAGCAGGATATTGCCGCATTACGCACGTCGCTCCACGTCCGTCAGGACAAGATGCAGCAGGTGCTTGAGGAACAGACGCGCAAGCTGGAGCAGGTGTCCGGTATGTCGCCCGAGGTGGCGCGGGAGGCGATGATCGAGCGGTACATCGAGGATGCCCGTATGGAAGCGGCCTCGCGGGTCAAAGAAATTCGGGACGAGGCCAAACTGACCGCGAACCGGCAGGCGCGCAAGGTGATTTTGACCGCCATTCAGCGGACGGCGGCGTCCCACGCGATCGAGAACACCGTGTCCGTCGTGAACATCCAATCCGATGAAATGAAAGGCCGGATCATCGGCCGCGAAGGGCGTAATATCCGTGCGTTCGAGGCTACGACGGGCATCGAAGTCATCGTGGACGACACGCCCGAGGCCGTGATTCTCTCCGGGTTCGATCCCATCCGGCGGGAGGTGGCGCGTATTTCCCTCGTGCGGCTCATCCAGGACGGTCGGATTCATCCGGCGCGGATCGAGGAGGTGGTGGAGAAGGTGCGCGAGGAGGTGAACGAGGAGATCATAGAGGTGGGGGAGCGGACGGCGATCGACCTGAACCTGCACGGCATGCATGCGGAGTTGATCCGTCAGATCGGGCGAATGCGTTACCGGACGAGTTACGGACAGAATCTCCTGGCGCACTCGATCGAAACAGCGCATATTTCGTCGTTAATTGCCGCCGAACTGGGGTTGGATGTGAGCCGCGCCTGCCGCGCCGGCCTGCTGCACGACATCGGCAAAGTGGTCGAGGAGGACATCGAGAATCCCCACGCCATCGTCGGGATGGAGTTGTGCCAGAAGTACAAGGAGCATCCCGACGTGTGCAACGCGGTCGGAGCGCACCACGACGAGATTGAGATGACCTGTCTGATCGCCCCCGTGGTGCAGGCGGCCGACGCGATTTCCGGTGCGCGGCCGGGGGCGCGGCGCGAGGCGCTGGAGTCGTACATCAAACGGCTCGAAAAGCTCGAGGACCTCGCCCGGACGTTTAATGGTGTAGAGCGGGTGTATGCCATCCAGGCCGGCCGCGAGATCCGCGTGTTGGTTAACCACGACCTCGTCTCCGACGCCGAGGCGGAGAACCTGGCCGTGGATATCTCGAAGCGCATCCAGAATGAACTCCAGTACCCGGGCCAGGTGAAGGTGACGGTCATCCGCGAGGTTCGGGCCGTGTCGTACGCGAAGTAGGGCCGGGCAAACGACTATCGCGGCGCAGGCATCTGGCGCATCACCCGTGCGACCAATGCGCGCTGGCGCGTGTATTTTTGCGCCGTATGGAGGATGCGCCGCCGTCCGTTTATCGGTACCGTTCATGTGGCCTAACCCGACGGCGTTGCCAGTTCGGCCCGTAAACTCGGTCGAAACGCCAGAGAGACGGTCGTCCTATCCAGAATACCGGTCGTAGTCTGACCGGCGGAAGCCCCCCTTCATTGCGTTCTGCAAGCACTCCAGGGGGTACCTATGCGAATCCACACACCATTTTTGCGTGCCGGGCTGTTAGGCCTGGCCGTTGCGCTCGGCGCGCCACGCGTCGGCATGAGTCAGATTTCCTTCAGCGAAGTCAGTGGGGCTGCCGGCGTTGGCAGCGACACCTACGACAGCACCTCGCGCCACGGGTTAGGCGTTAACTGGATCGACTACGACAACGACGGGTTTCCGGACCTTTTCCTGCCCAACGGGGGCGGCGAGCTGCCGCATCTGTTCCGGAATAACGCCGGCAACGGCACGTTCACCCGGAAGGACGCTCTGTTACCCGCGCTTCCTGTCGTTGAAATGACCGGCTCCGTGTTTGCCGATTACGACAACGACGGCGACATGGATATCTACATCACGGTAGGCGGCAGCGATCTGTTCGCCGCCGACGGGTCGCCCAATTTCCTGCTCAAGAACCTCTGGGTGGAGAACGGGAATGCCGAATCCGACCCGATGTTCGTCGAGGTGGCCGCCGCCGCCGGCGTGGACAATCGTCCGCCGGTCGCGTTTGGGCCAAACGGGGGCTACAAGAGCTATACGGCGACCTGGTTGGATTACGACCTCGACAGCTGCATCGACCTCTTCGTGGGGACGATGGTGTGGGACGCCGGCGGATCCAACGTGAACCGCAACGCCCTGTACAAAAACGACTGCGACGGGACGTTCACCAACGTCACCACGGCGGCCGGCCTGTATACCGGAAATCCCGATCAGGATCGGCCCACGCTGGTCGTTTTTGGCGGTTTGATGGATGACGACCTGTATCCCGATCTGTACGTCGTCAACGTCCAGCAGCCGGCGCCCTATCACATCGATCAATACTTCCACAACAACGGGAACGGCACGTTCACCGACCTCACCAGCACGATGCCCGGCATCGGCGACGACGCCGGCGCCGGCATGGGGATCGACCTCGCGGATATCGATCTGGACGGGGACTGGGACATCTACATGTCCGACCTCGCCAACCCGGGCGGTATCGAGCCGATCGCGGAGAACAATGTGCTCTACAAAGGCAATCCGAACGGAACCTGGAGCGAGAATTCGGCTCCGGCAGCCGGCGTGAAGAGTTTCGATTCCTGGGCGGTGAACTTCTTCGACCTCAACCACGACGGCTACGAGGAGCTGTTGGTTGGCGTGATCGCCCCGACTCAGATGAAGGATGAGCTGTACCAGAATGACGGCGACGGCACCTTCACCGATATCTCCGTCGCCGCCGGCATGATCTCCGGCGATTCCCGGGGTTCGGCGGCAGCCGACTACGACCGCGACGGCGATCTGGATTTTGCCATCGTGAATCTGAACGGCACCTTGTTTCTCTACAAAAACAACACGGCCGGCCTGCAGAACTGGCTGCAGATCGACCTCGACGCCACCGTCAGCAACCGCGCGGCCATCGGGGCGCTGATCGAAGTCAAGGCCGGCGGGAAAACCTATGCCCGCCAGGTCAAGAGCGGCGTTAGCGCCCATTCGCAGAATGAGATGACCGCCCATTTCGGGCTTGCGACGGCCACGACGGTCAACGAAATCAAGGTATCCTGGCCGTCGGGCGCGGTGACCGTCGTCAACAGTGCGGCCGTCAATCAACGGCTGACGCTGGTAGAGGATGGGACCATCGGCAACACCCCCCCGAGCGCCAACTTCACGAGCACCATCTCTGGCCTTTTGGTTGATCTGGATGCCTCGTCTTCTACCGATGACGGTGGGATTGCGAGTTATTTGTGGGATTTCGGCGATGGGGCCACGGATACCCTTTCCTTCACGTCCTATACCTATGCCGCCGCCGGCACCTACACCGTCACGCTGACCGTGACCGACGCCGAGGGGCTGATGGACAGCGCGAGTCAGGACGTCACGGTGAGCGACGGGGGCGGTGGGAGCACGGGTGCCTTCCTG is a genomic window containing:
- a CDS encoding PKD domain-containing protein translates to MSQISFSEVSGAAGVGSDTYDSTSRHGLGVNWIDYDNDGFPDLFLPNGGGELPHLFRNNAGNGTFTRKDALLPALPVVEMTGSVFADYDNDGDMDIYITVGGSDLFAADGSPNFLLKNLWVENGNAESDPMFVEVAAAAGVDNRPPVAFGPNGGYKSYTATWLDYDLDSCIDLFVGTMVWDAGGSNVNRNALYKNDCDGTFTNVTTAAGLYTGNPDQDRPTLVVFGGLMDDDLYPDLYVVNVQQPAPYHIDQYFHNNGNGTFTDLTSTMPGIGDDAGAGMGIDLADIDLDGDWDIYMSDLANPGGIEPIAENNVLYKGNPNGTWSENSAPAAGVKSFDSWAVNFFDLNHDGYEELLVGVIAPTQMKDELYQNDGDGTFTDISVAAGMISGDSRGSAAADYDRDGDLDFAIVNLNGTLFLYKNNTAGLQNWLQIDLDATVSNRAAIGALIEVKAGGKTYARQVKSGVSAHSQNEMTAHFGLATATTVNEIKVSWPSGAVTVVNSAAVNQRLTLVEDGTIGNTPPSANFTSTISGLLVDLDASSSTDDGGIASYLWDFGDGATDTLSFTSYTYAAAGTYTVTLTVTDAEGLMDSASQDVTVSDGGGGSTGAFLESGGLVSMEAENAHRIFDHDDHIWSFSTVNAGLSGTGSMEALPDDGTRVRSAPEGVSPEMIFDVNFATPGTYYVWHRLWGGSSKANKTFSGAAGVSDTSPLSVGTFSAWTWTNGKLDGTDATIVVSTPGVYSVHVWMAEDGTLIDKLVLSTNANFTPTGTGPAESPKDGGGTGNNAPVASFTHTATDLALSFDGSASSDSDGSIVSYAWTFGDGATGTGATASHTYAAAGTYTVALTVTDNDGAAGITSQSVTVTSGGGTGGFIEAAGMVVMEAEHFHANIQRGADSWVSGTAYAGASGGSYMDTTPDDNTEIKTGAETTSPELSFDVNFSTTGSYYVWGRIYAPGNKSNSMHAGINGAIASTTNGFQTNTLGQWVWVVLVKNGVAVPLSIGTAGTHTVHAWMREDGTAIDKLVLTTDAAFVPTGVGPAESPQAFAPVASAAKRGIRIDGLTLHAQALPTEFALEGNYPNPFNPSTTIRFALPEAAVVRLSVYDMLGREVARVFDSELPAGRHEATWNGRTDAGTTVSSGAYLLRMTAGSYSATTRMVAVK
- the rny gene encoding ribonuclease Y is translated as MDIPAVFGDMVAVAVVALCIVIGIIIDRFLLSRSARVQVSKARDEAKRLLDEVEQEVKKIRFERIEKVEADLTGREETLARETHESKRALRRLRRMYRRRLEKVTGRMQRLAERENVLVKAADAIEMLRKEGRQAQREAERLRKAAAQVDEDIRGRLSEIDRKEQDIAALRTSLHVRQDKMQQVLEEQTRKLEQVSGMSPEVAREAMIERYIEDARMEAASRVKEIRDEAKLTANRQARKVILTAIQRTAASHAIENTVSVVNIQSDEMKGRIIGREGRNIRAFEATTGIEVIVDDTPEAVILSGFDPIRREVARISLVRLIQDGRIHPARIEEVVEKVREEVNEEIIEVGERTAIDLNLHGMHAELIRQIGRMRYRTSYGQNLLAHSIETAHISSLIAAELGLDVSRACRAGLLHDIGKVVEEDIENPHAIVGMELCQKYKEHPDVCNAVGAHHDEIEMTCLIAPVVQAADAISGARPGARREALESYIKRLEKLEDLARTFNGVERVYAIQAGREIRVLVNHDLVSDAEAENLAVDISKRIQNELQYPGQVKVTVIREVRAVSYAK